The Paeniglutamicibacter sulfureus genome includes a region encoding these proteins:
- a CDS encoding cytochrome, whose product MTSPALAQQTSFGRMYARKIGALPEVPSITTVIGQEKMDMDGWIGHMAATAVVQDARLGESVGNSAKLKALARQASNAAAEYRDLAAARGDRVHQYCEQIALRAMGKPHQAAQAREALIANNEEAFAGRFDEWWETYQVQPLAAEVTVWNSSIGYAGTLDLVATIGGRLCLIDYKTRGTNRDGRVKPLDPKVVMQLAAGAKAEEMVIDPAAGTWEPWKYSQDPMLLGVAIGETEVQTVMANPEVLPAYWSKFWSLRQVWGATQKVGDAGMPLREVGPPPPPAA is encoded by the coding sequence ATGACTTCACCAGCGTTGGCCCAACAGACCTCTTTTGGGCGCATGTATGCCAGAAAAATCGGCGCCCTTCCGGAGGTTCCATCCATCACCACAGTCATTGGGCAGGAAAAAATGGACATGGACGGTTGGATAGGTCACATGGCGGCCACGGCCGTGGTCCAGGATGCCAGGCTGGGTGAGTCCGTCGGGAATTCCGCCAAGCTCAAGGCGCTGGCGCGCCAGGCATCCAACGCGGCTGCGGAATATCGTGACTTGGCCGCGGCCCGCGGGGACCGGGTGCACCAATACTGCGAGCAAATAGCATTGCGCGCCATGGGAAAGCCGCACCAGGCGGCCCAGGCCCGTGAAGCGCTCATCGCCAACAACGAAGAAGCCTTTGCCGGGCGCTTCGACGAGTGGTGGGAGACCTACCAGGTGCAACCACTTGCCGCGGAGGTGACTGTCTGGAACTCGAGCATCGGGTACGCCGGCACCCTTGACCTGGTTGCCACCATTGGCGGCCGGCTCTGCCTGATCGACTACAAGACCCGTGGCACCAATCGCGACGGCCGGGTCAAGCCACTTGACCCCAAGGTGGTCATGCAGTTGGCTGCAGGCGCAAAAGCCGAGGAAATGGTCATTGATCCAGCCGCCGGAACCTGGGAACCGTGGAAATACTCACAAGACCCGATGCTGTTGGGCGTGGCAATTGGCGAAACCGAAGTCCAGACCGTGATGGCCAATCCTGAGGTCCTGCCCGCGTACTGGTCGAAGTTCTGGTCGCTTCGCCAGGTATGGGGAGCCACCCAGAAGGTCGGTGATGCAGGGATGCCCCTGCGCGAGGTGGGCCCACCACCGCCACCGGCGGCATGA
- the def gene encoding peptide deformylase: MAVLGIRIVGDPILRTRADEVTEFGPELRKLVADMDETMENVEGAGLAAPQVGVSLRVFTYQIGGNRGHLINPVLELGEEFQDDVTEGCLSIPGLGYPVRRRQWTRATGVDVDGNPVVVEGEGFLARCLQHETDHLDGILYIDRLEGELKKDAFRKLRDSSYNSVAANTVTKRSSALGSSFGAGSSFGNLA; this comes from the coding sequence ATGGCCGTCTTAGGCATTCGCATCGTTGGCGACCCAATCCTCCGAACCCGCGCAGACGAGGTCACCGAATTCGGGCCCGAACTGCGCAAGCTCGTCGCGGACATGGACGAGACCATGGAAAACGTTGAGGGTGCAGGCCTCGCCGCACCCCAGGTGGGAGTCTCGCTTCGGGTCTTCACCTACCAAATCGGCGGGAACCGCGGGCACCTGATCAACCCGGTGCTGGAACTCGGCGAGGAATTCCAGGACGACGTGACAGAAGGCTGCCTGTCCATCCCCGGACTCGGCTACCCGGTGCGCCGCCGCCAATGGACCCGGGCCACCGGGGTTGACGTTGACGGCAACCCCGTGGTCGTGGAAGGCGAGGGATTCCTCGCCCGCTGCCTGCAACACGAGACCGACCACCTCGACGGAATCCTCTACATCGACCGGCTTGAGGGCGAACTGAAGAAGGACGCCTTCCGCAAGCTGCGCGACTCCAGCTACAACTCGGTTGCCGCAAACACCGTGACCAAGCGCAGCTCGGCGCTGGGATCCAGCTTCGGCGCCGGTTCGAGCTTCGGGAACCTGGCATGA